The genomic interval gaggcggcggccgccggtcCGATCCATCCACGAGGGGCCCGACACCATCGACGAGCTGCTCGACCGCCACCTCGCCAAGAagtccccctcctcctcttccgggGCGCTCGACGGAGACGCGGCGGACGCCGAGGCGCGCCGCCGGCTGACGAGCTCGCGGCGGGAGGCGCTGGGGCTGTACCGGGACATCCTCCGGGTCACGCGGCTGTTCGAGTGGCCCGACGACCGCGGCGTCCCGTGGCGCGAGGTGCTGCGCGCCAACGCGCGGCGGGAGTTCGAGGAGGCCCGCGGCGAGCGCGAcccggaggtggtggcgcggctcctcatcggcggccgcgacgccgtGCAGCAGGCGCTCGACCGGCTCGCCGAGGCGTCCCGCCGCATGGTCGAGGCAGAGGAGGCCaagcgccgcggcggagcaTAGCTGAAGTGCGGCTACATGCCGTTTCGATGCGTTTCATATGCTTAATTTTGTTCTGAAGTTTGTATGAAAACGAGTAAAACTTGGCCTTGTGTCAAGCAAATGTTCTTCTAAATCTCTAAATTCTGTTTTGTTAAGAATTGCAAATGAAAGTAGT from Oryza glaberrima chromosome 3, OglaRS2, whole genome shotgun sequence carries:
- the LOC127767667 gene encoding uncharacterized protein LOC127767667; translation: MAVAARASSSLLRGVAVLRRRPPVRSIHEGPDTIDELLDRHLAKKSPSSSSGALDGDAADAEARRRLTSSRREALGLYRDILRVTRLFEWPDDRGVPWREVLRANARREFEEARGERDPEVVARLLIGGRDAVQQALDRLAEASRRMVEAEEAKRRGGA